The Tenacibaculum jejuense genome includes a window with the following:
- a CDS encoding secondary thiamine-phosphate synthase enzyme YjbQ yields MKFYQKEITLPAFKRGYHLITDIVINEIPELREIKTGQLQVFIKHTSASLTINENADPTVRIDFETHINKMIPENMSYYKHDYEGADDMPAHIKSSMLGCQVQIPVTNGKLNLGTWQGIYLGEHRNYGGQRNVVLTLFGS; encoded by the coding sequence ATGAAATTTTATCAAAAAGAAATTACTTTACCTGCTTTTAAGAGAGGTTATCACTTAATAACAGATATTGTGATAAATGAAATACCTGAGTTGAGAGAAATAAAAACAGGACAACTACAAGTTTTTATAAAACACACATCTGCAAGCTTAACGATTAATGAAAATGCTGATCCTACAGTTCGAATAGATTTTGAAACGCATATCAATAAAATGATTCCAGAAAATATGTCTTATTATAAACACGATTACGAAGGAGCAGATGATATGCCGGCACATATAAAAAGTTCGATGTTAGGATGTCAAGTTCAAATTCCAGTTACAAACGGAAAGTTAAATTTAGGAACTTGGCAAGGAATATATCTAGGAGAGCATAGAAATTATGGAGGTCAAAGAAATGTAGTACTTACACTCTTTGGAAGTTAA
- a CDS encoding LytR/AlgR family response regulator transcription factor → MNKVKAILVDDELNARENLRYLLHDFCSEVTVVSEASNIDDAVRLIEKEKPDLVFLDIEMPEKNGFQIFNEFDKIDFQVIFVTAYDHYAIKAFQVAAIDYLLKPIDISLLQNAVKKAIFRIEQNTKDSRIKILQENRKSLQKIAIPYKNDYAIIAIEDIICIQADRMYAIIHTIKNRTYVASKKLNYYENLFQEEEAFVRVHRSWMVNTNHILIYSKRERQLKLTNEKLIPVSKGYKESFETSFTS, encoded by the coding sequence ATGAATAAAGTAAAGGCAATATTAGTAGATGATGAGTTAAATGCTAGAGAAAATTTACGATATTTATTACATGATTTTTGCAGTGAGGTAACAGTGGTATCAGAAGCTTCAAATATAGATGATGCAGTACGTTTAATAGAAAAAGAAAAACCAGATTTAGTTTTTCTAGATATTGAAATGCCTGAGAAGAATGGTTTTCAAATTTTTAATGAATTCGATAAGATAGATTTTCAAGTCATATTTGTTACTGCTTACGATCATTATGCGATTAAGGCTTTTCAAGTTGCAGCTATAGATTATTTATTAAAACCAATAGATATATCTTTACTTCAAAACGCAGTTAAAAAAGCGATATTTCGTATAGAACAGAATACAAAGGATTCAAGAATAAAAATACTTCAGGAAAATAGAAAGAGTCTTCAAAAAATAGCAATTCCTTATAAGAATGATTATGCCATTATCGCTATTGAAGATATTATTTGTATACAAGCAGACAGAATGTATGCAATTATACATACTATTAAAAATAGAACGTATGTAGCGTCAAAAAAATTGAATTATTATGAGAATTTATTTCAAGAGGAAGAAGCTTTTGTAAGAGTTCATAGATCGTGGATGGTCAATACAAATCATATTCTAATTTACTCTAAAAGAGAGCGTCAGCTAAAGTTAACTAACGAAAAGCTAATACCAGTTAGCAAAGGCTATAAAGAATCTTTCGAAACTTCATTTACTTCATAA
- a CDS encoding histidine kinase codes for MIKTLKKYIYNQDTSLNRLDSKRVTTLNFCSLMVVLDILFFTLKRYIEHTLDEKIIINYFFYLLLFIFVITLQKLKFYVAARVVFMLSFTVSVYGLTHYLFEYENTEYNYLALPILALFFFDKKWIHYTVLISSVFLFFIPYYITNKRNIDNFVPEEKIFLFVLLFLVVNFFKNLNQSNEKKLEQAYLELEEKRKNELAHLQLKSLKAQMNPHFMFNAMNSIQNLILKGDKHKAYDYLTKFASLIRENLNMSEKKFCFFS; via the coding sequence ATGATAAAAACCCTTAAAAAATATATTTATAACCAAGATACAAGTTTAAATAGATTAGACTCAAAACGAGTTACTACTTTAAACTTCTGTAGTTTAATGGTTGTTTTAGATATTTTATTTTTTACTTTAAAGCGATATATAGAGCATACACTCGATGAAAAAATAATAATCAATTATTTTTTTTATTTATTGTTATTTATTTTTGTAATTACACTTCAAAAGTTAAAGTTTTATGTAGCTGCAAGAGTAGTATTTATGCTTTCATTCACAGTTTCTGTGTATGGATTAACTCATTACTTGTTTGAATATGAAAATACAGAGTACAATTATTTAGCCCTACCAATTTTAGCTTTATTTTTTTTTGATAAAAAGTGGATTCATTATACCGTTTTAATAAGTTCGGTTTTCTTGTTTTTTATACCCTATTACATTACTAATAAGAGGAACATAGATAATTTTGTGCCTGAAGAAAAGATATTTCTTTTTGTGTTATTATTTTTAGTTGTAAATTTTTTTAAAAATTTAAATCAATCTAATGAAAAGAAGCTAGAACAAGCATATTTAGAGTTAGAGGAGAAAAGAAAGAACGAGTTAGCACATTTACAATTAAAATCGCTAAAAGCACAGATGAACCCACATTTTATGTTTAATGCGATGAACTCTATTCAAAATTTGATTTTAAAAGGAGATAAACATAAAGCATATGATTATTTAACAAAATTTGCTTCTTTGATTAGAGAGAACTTAAATATGAGTGAAAAAAAGTTTTGTTTCTTTTCATGA
- a CDS encoding InlB B-repeat-containing protein, translating into MIVFIIASLFFSHLHGQTPLHKWDFTNGSLLDTGSSITKSNFGSSSSLITVTDADNNVNSAIDLSNNANVITGPVVSNSPLNLSIGKSSLNEFYRQFLFFNVKTSTNDSNKRVILSQKSTSSNNNGFEVSLQNGKVVLETRIFRDGAYRDRNGTHPKVISDGNWHRIGIQVQYSRDTNTNKASNIIRIYVDNVVHQVLNIENFSTVLAKPMGVFIDDTSELVIGNNQSFSKPINDRYSDILDSIEYYVETTNDNKNIDPFIDLPKSVFFYRSARRVYVDVSASGTNDGTSWQNAYRSMYDAANFTVPNDEVWIAKGRYVVGGTQAPFTFSADARIYGGFNGTETTLNQRDFNANVTTFTGDRNNNDNEVSEHNDSFRNENTYNILRLNANCIVDGITFTGGHAYSNVQNDTNEFNRGAAIHKADDVTSLVIRNCKFLNNLARVHGTVYANFASNSVNNQFIVSNCKFSGNVSRFGSAISLNLTGGDSTLDADITNSLFYNNTAKDLDSRQGFGGTILANCSGPTGNKTFNLNINNCTLTKNTEAVNNNLNTATPIRVFKASNPQYIFNVAINNTIITQNVNATPAKFFYSIAGNNGTADRISSLSLSYTKVDETASGGFSGNSLTSEFSHIVDASNFSENNNLDSSKSVLFNDFTNNDFTLNATDTDFIDAGNNSLIPSNSTTDLSGNNRIHNTSVDIGTYEFGSSSVNLKFLTTQVNGNEGSVNPVSGSAFVDGTSATINAIPNKGYEFDSWSGDVSGSTNPITVTMNSDKTVIANFKFKIIDKVYVDENATGANDGSSWQDAYTKIQDALDNLPNRVKEIWIAKGTYTPHTSSRLTPFLLDKENIKIFGGFSGNETLLADRDMSLIHTTNATVLSGDLAGNDNSVISFNNTTRSDNSLRVINVTSDGVDIDGVTISGGNAIGTGNNRFGSALGVNNSVNNFTMKNSRIINNISVLGALNLRAQSSNTINYIIDACIFENNLSSNVAAGIYVFPEAKTTMNFTLTNSLFSNNRTVDNGAAKGHGLSAVWVRSFNTGSVINPVIVNNTFVNNKNEGTGVSDFATFGLSQQSGTFGTVSIANNIFWGNVDRNGNTTKAFGKRTDTALPSGLTISNSIDEDGFSNIASSSLISTSNVDPLFTDSNNDFTLQSSSLAINGGLNSAVPSNVTADLLGNSRIFDSTVDIGAYESNAVTQVQRTLTINSANGSVSTNPNATGGTYDDGTSVELTATPAAGYQFDGWSGDATGTTNPLSITMDADKTITAIFSRIQRTLTVNATNGTVTISNPFAIRGINNTPTTGQVDDGTTLRLTATPDAGYKFDGWSGDITSTVNPVDIIMDADKTVTAMFSAVTASVVDEEFDREVKIYPVPTSYILNIEVSSGNEIKQLVLYSVVGKKVIESKERKINLSSLVSGIYILKVTNLEGRVASKRIIKK; encoded by the coding sequence TTGATAGTTTTTATAATAGCAAGTTTGTTTTTTTCCCATTTACATGGGCAAACACCTTTGCATAAATGGGATTTTACAAATGGAAGTTTGTTAGATACAGGTTCATCTATTACAAAATCTAATTTTGGTTCATCTTCTTCATTAATTACTGTGACTGATGCAGACAATAATGTAAATTCTGCAATTGATTTATCAAATAATGCGAATGTTATTACGGGTCCAGTAGTAAGTAATTCACCTTTGAATTTATCTATAGGAAAGTCTTCCTTAAATGAATTTTATAGACAGTTTTTATTCTTTAATGTTAAAACGTCTACAAATGATAGTAATAAAAGAGTTATTTTATCACAAAAATCAACATCATCAAATAACAATGGATTTGAAGTTTCTTTACAAAATGGTAAAGTAGTACTAGAAACTAGAATTTTTAGAGATGGAGCCTATAGAGATCGTAACGGAACACATCCTAAGGTTATTAGTGATGGGAATTGGCATAGAATAGGAATTCAGGTACAATACAGTCGAGATACAAATACAAATAAAGCATCAAACATAATTAGAATATATGTTGATAACGTAGTACATCAAGTTTTAAACATAGAAAATTTTAGTACAGTCTTAGCTAAGCCAATGGGAGTTTTTATTGATGATACTTCAGAGTTAGTTATAGGAAATAATCAATCATTTTCAAAGCCAATAAATGACAGGTATAGTGATATTCTAGATAGTATAGAATATTATGTAGAAACAACAAATGATAACAAAAATATAGATCCTTTTATTGATTTACCTAAATCAGTCTTTTTTTATAGATCAGCAAGGAGAGTTTATGTAGATGTTTCTGCTTCAGGAACTAATGATGGTACTTCTTGGCAAAACGCATACAGAAGCATGTATGACGCTGCAAATTTTACAGTACCAAACGATGAAGTTTGGATAGCTAAAGGTAGATATGTAGTTGGAGGTACTCAAGCACCTTTTACTTTTTCAGCTGACGCGAGAATATATGGAGGTTTTAATGGCACTGAAACTACTTTAAATCAACGAGATTTCAATGCGAATGTCACAACCTTTACAGGTGATCGAAATAATAATGATAATGAGGTATCAGAGCATAACGATTCCTTTAGAAATGAAAATACCTACAATATTTTAAGATTAAATGCGAATTGTATCGTAGATGGAATAACTTTTACAGGAGGTCATGCATATTCAAATGTACAAAATGATACAAATGAATTTAACAGGGGAGCTGCAATTCATAAAGCAGATGATGTTACTTCTTTGGTAATAAGAAATTGTAAGTTTTTGAATAACTTAGCTAGGGTACATGGTACTGTTTACGCAAACTTTGCTTCAAATTCAGTAAATAATCAGTTTATAGTTTCAAATTGTAAGTTTTCTGGTAATGTAAGCCGATTTGGTTCTGCGATATCTTTAAATTTGACAGGTGGAGATTCTACTTTAGATGCTGATATTACAAATTCGTTATTTTATAATAATACTGCAAAGGATCTTGATTCACGCCAAGGTTTCGGTGGAACTATTTTAGCAAATTGTAGTGGTCCAACTGGGAATAAAACATTTAATCTAAATATTAATAATTGTACATTAACTAAGAATACAGAAGCAGTAAATAATAATTTAAATACAGCAACTCCTATTCGTGTTTTTAAAGCTAGTAACCCTCAATATATTTTTAATGTAGCAATTAATAATACAATTATTACACAAAATGTAAATGCGACTCCTGCAAAATTTTTTTATTCAATAGCAGGAAATAATGGAACTGCAGATAGAATAAGTTCTTTAAGTTTAAGTTATACAAAAGTAGATGAAACAGCAAGTGGAGGTTTTTCAGGAAATAGCTTAACTTCAGAATTTTCTCATATTGTAGATGCATCTAATTTTTCTGAAAACAACAATTTAGATTCTAGTAAAAGTGTTTTATTTAATGATTTTACTAATAATGACTTTACACTTAATGCTACAGATACTGATTTTATTGATGCAGGAAATAATTCATTAATCCCATCTAATTCAACAACAGATTTATCAGGAAACAATAGAATACACAATACTTCAGTTGATATTGGTACATATGAGTTTGGTTCATCTAGCGTTAATTTAAAATTTTTAACAACCCAAGTTAATGGTAATGAGGGGAGTGTAAATCCAGTTAGTGGTAGTGCATTCGTAGATGGTACTTCAGCAACTATAAATGCAATTCCGAATAAAGGATATGAATTTGATAGTTGGAGTGGAGATGTAAGTGGATCAACTAATCCAATAACTGTAACTATGAATTCTGATAAAACAGTTATAGCTAATTTTAAGTTTAAGATAATTGATAAAGTATATGTGGATGAAAATGCTACAGGAGCGAATGATGGTTCTTCTTGGCAAGATGCATATACTAAAATACAGGATGCTTTAGATAACCTGCCGAACCGTGTAAAGGAAATTTGGATCGCAAAAGGAACTTATACACCTCACACATCCAGTAGATTAACCCCATTCCTTTTAGATAAGGAAAATATTAAAATCTTTGGAGGTTTTTCAGGAAACGAAACCCTATTAGCAGATAGAGATATGTCATTAATTCATACGACAAATGCTACCGTCTTAAGTGGTGATTTAGCTGGGAATGATAATAGTGTAATAAGTTTTAATAATACAACGCGTTCAGATAATAGTTTGCGAGTTATAAATGTAACTTCAGATGGTGTTGATATTGATGGAGTTACAATTTCTGGAGGTAATGCTATTGGAACAGGAAATAATAGGTTTGGTTCTGCATTAGGTGTGAATAATAGTGTAAATAATTTCACAATGAAAAATTCACGCATTATAAATAACATAAGTGTGTTAGGAGCATTAAATTTAAGAGCACAGTCTAGTAATACTATAAATTATATTATAGATGCTTGTATTTTTGAGAATAATTTGAGCTCAAATGTTGCGGCTGGTATTTATGTATTTCCAGAAGCAAAAACTACAATGAATTTTACTTTAACCAATTCTTTATTTAGTAATAATCGCACAGTAGACAATGGAGCTGCAAAAGGGCACGGATTGAGTGCTGTTTGGGTTAGATCTTTTAACACAGGAAGTGTTATCAATCCAGTTATTGTAAATAATACTTTTGTAAACAATAAAAATGAAGGTACAGGAGTTTCAGATTTTGCAACTTTTGGATTAAGCCAACAATCAGGTACTTTCGGTACAGTAAGTATCGCTAATAATATTTTTTGGGGTAATGTTGATAGGAACGGTAATACTACAAAAGCATTTGGGAAAAGAACAGATACAGCATTACCCTCAGGACTGACAATTTCAAATAGTATAGATGAAGATGGTTTTTCAAACATAGCTTCAAGTAGTTTAATAAGTACTTCTAATGTAGACCCTTTATTTACAGATTCGAATAACGATTTTACATTACAATCAAGTTCACTAGCTATTAATGGAGGATTAAATTCTGCAGTACCGTCAAATGTTACAGCAGATTTATTAGGTAACTCAAGAATATTTGACTCTACAGTAGATATAGGTGCTTATGAATCAAATGCTGTAACACAAGTTCAACGCACTTTAACAATCAATTCGGCTAACGGATCAGTTAGCACAAATCCAAATGCTACAGGAGGAACTTATGACGATGGGACTTCAGTTGAATTAACAGCTACACCAGCAGCAGGATATCAATTTGACGGATGGAGTGGAGATGCAACTGGAACAACCAATCCTTTAAGCATTACTATGGATGCTGACAAAACAATAACAGCAATATTCAGTAGAATTCAACGAACTTTAACAGTTAATGCTACAAATGGAACGGTAACTATATCTAATCCATTCGCAATAAGAGGTATAAATAATACGCCGACAACAGGGCAGGTTGATGACGGAACAACATTAAGATTAACTGCTACCCCAGATGCTGGATATAAATTCGATGGTTGGAGTGGAGATATAACTAGTACAGTAAATCCTGTTGATATTATTATGGATGCAGATAAAACAGTTACAGCTATGTTTAGTGCGGTTACAGCTAGTGTTGTTGATGAAGAATTCGATAGAGAGGTGAAAATTTATCCAGTGCCAACATCATATATATTAAATATAGAAGTAAGTTCTGGTAATGAAATTAAACAACTAGTATTGTATAGTGTAGTAGGGAAGAAGGTAATAGAGAGTAAAGAGAGAAAGATAAATCTATCTAGTTTAGTAAGCGGAATTTATATACTTAAAGTGACAAATTTGGAGGGACGTGTAGCTTCTAAAAGGATTATTAAAAAGTAA
- a CDS encoding LytS family sensor histidine kinase gives MKKSFVSFHEELLLLEKYLELEELRFRGNFEYKIIIENEKEAIKIPSMIIQPFVENAIKHGLLHKKNGVKKLTLHFLIKEVLECVIIDNGIGIMASRKINEQNKVAKVSLSTNLIQDRLLLLKDYYKTDIGFHYEKVNEGTKVKIKIPYIIDHE, from the coding sequence GTGAAAAAAAGTTTTGTTTCTTTTCATGAAGAATTATTATTATTAGAAAAGTATTTAGAGCTAGAGGAATTAAGATTTAGAGGTAATTTTGAATATAAGATTATCATAGAAAATGAAAAAGAGGCTATAAAAATACCTTCCATGATTATTCAACCATTTGTAGAGAATGCAATTAAACATGGTTTACTTCACAAAAAAAACGGAGTGAAAAAACTAACTTTACATTTCTTGATCAAAGAAGTCTTAGAATGTGTGATAATAGATAACGGAATAGGAATTATGGCTTCAAGAAAAATTAATGAACAAAACAAAGTAGCAAAGGTTTCATTATCCACAAATTTAATACAAGATAGGTTGCTATTGTTAAAAGATTATTATAAAACTGATATCGGTTTTCACTATGAAAAAGTAAACGAAGGAACTAAAGTAAAAATAAAAATACCTTACATAATAGATCATGAATAA